From the genome of Prinia subflava isolate CZ2003 ecotype Zambia chromosome 12, Cam_Psub_1.2, whole genome shotgun sequence:
ccagcccttcccagcccttaTGAGTTCCCTTGGTTTCTCAGATTCCTGTTGCACAGTTTGTGGTGCAAATCCTTGGAAAGCAGAATTCTGTGGGTATAGGCAGGGtagaggagggacagggacactagggagaaagagagaaagaaagagagaaagaaagagagaaagaaagagagaaagaaagagagaaagagagaaagagagaaagagagaaagaaaaagaaagagagaaagaaagagagaaagagagaaagagagaaagagaaagaaagagagaaagaaagagggaaagaaagagagagagaaagagagagagaaagagagagagagagaaagaaagaaagaaagaaagaaagaaagaaagaaagaaagaaagaaagaaagaaagaaagaaagaaagaaagaaagaaagaaagaaagaaagaaagaaagaaagaaagaaagaaagaaagaaagaaagaaagaaagaaagaaagaaagaaagaaagaaagaaagaaagaaagaaagaaagaaagaaagaaagaaagaaagaaagaaagaaagaaagaaagaaagaaagaaagaaagaaagaaagaaagaaagaaagaaagaaagaaagaaagaaagaaagaaagaaaagaaagaaagaaagaaaggttttgggttttttttagtgaggaaaagctgagctgTGAACACTCCTGGTATTACTTTGAAATCAGTCACCACATTACTCTCAGCCAGCTCCACACAGAGCAGGATTATCCATCCAGGTCCCGGCTCTGACAGGGCTGTGAGTGGAGGCCACGGGGGCTTGTGCTTCCTCCACTGACCCACTCTTCCTCCTCTGGCTGCCGCTGCCCCTTGCCTGAGATGGGGTGTCTGTGGAATACCGGGCAGGACACAACCCAGCAGCCTTGCTGCcagcctgctgtgctctggggacACGTAAATCTGCTGAATGGTTCCTGTGTGAGCCCGCGCAGAGCCCAACAGAGCGACGCTGCCTAATTGGAGCTTTTAATGCGCCGTGGAGCTGGTGCGGGTTAGAGCAGCCGCCGGGGCCGGAGGATGCTTAGGACCCAGGGGAAGCGCTGTGGAGCCTGGCTGGGCTTGGAACGGCTCCTGCCTCCCCGGCCAGCACTTCTCAGGTGTCCTGGTACACGGAGCTGTGCGAGGCGAGCGGGGCCCTCCGGCAGCTGCCCCCGGCCGCCTCCGCGCCCATGCCCggctctgcctgggcacccATGCGCTGGCCCGGGGACCCCTGTGCACCATGAATGACCAGTACCACCGAGCCGCCCGCGACGGCTACCTGGACCTGCTGAAGGAAGCCACCAAGAAGGACCTGAACTCGCCAGACGAGGATGGCATGACCCCGACGCTGTGGGCTGCCTACCACGGCAACCTGGACGCCCTGCGGCTCATTGTCAGCAGAGGGTGAGTGCTGGCAGGGCAcggtgctgctctgcagaacgGACAGGCTGGctcccccttcttccccttccttcttcGCAGGTCAGTGTGCCCCACAAAATTATGGCTTCTGTCCATAAGAcccctgctcctgtcctccCTGCTGGTACTTCTCTTTGCTGGTGGTACTTTGGATCTAATCCAACCCTCCTGATaactgctctgtgctttcccagctcctgtgacCCTGTAAGTgctcctgcccccagcctgctTGCAGCACCCTGGGCAAGGATGAGTTCCCCTTTCCAAGTGCTTTGTGATCTTTTACAGGTCCTGTAAAGATAAACACATGGTGTTGCTGACATGGAGAAAAGCCCCTTTAAGTGAGGGGGCAGAGAAAATAACTGCTCCCTCTGTCCCAAGAatgcctgcagtgccagctggcAGTGGGTGGCCCTTGTTTGTTTTACCTAAAGCAAGGTCTCAGTATGTGACCCCTGGGCAGCTTGTTCTACACTTGGAGCCTGCGAAATTCAGGTTTTCCAAGAGCAGATTTCTTTAAGCCCAGTCTCCTTCCCAGGAGGGCCTGGTCCACACTACTCTGTCTCTCTGTACCTCACCCTGGGCTGCCAAATCTTAAGAGTTTATGGCTCCCTAAATGTGAGTGTGGTGGAGAGGTGGGAGTGGGATTAAGGGGACTTGTCAGACTGGAGGGATTTAACCTTGGTGCTGGCGAACCACACAAGGTCTGTGCTAAAGCAAGATCTGCCATTCCTGGTTCCCTCTGAGGCAGTCTGTGACTCTCCAGTTCTTCCTAACCCCCCAAGGACACAGCTCAGTGCTTCCTTCTGCTCCAGTAGCTCTTCTGAGCACCTCATCTAAAGCCATCCAAGCTGGAATGGCTTCTCCCTTGTGTTGAGAGATTGGTGGTGCTGATTTTGACGGATGTCTTTCTAATATTGAGGGATGGTGCTGAGGTCAGCAGCCTGGATGGACATCACACCTCCTTGAAAGGGCTTTACTTCTCCATGCTGGGCTTGGTGGGCCTGTCAGCTCCCATGCAGGGATTTTTCACCCACCCTGGGCTGTGTTGGCAGCTCTTGTGCCTGACCAGCCACATCTCCACTGCACCTGTTCCTGTGCTCTTGCCACCCCCTGATACTCTGGTTTGTTTGTGTAAAACATTCAGCCTCTACCTcagctgtgctcacaggcaGAGCTCCTCCATCCATGGCTGTCCTTCCACTGTAAATCATTTCCTTTCAGATCCTGAACTGAAGGCTGTGTACTGAGTGGCTTTGAGAAGTCCTTGAGCACCTGATGCAGGAGGAGTGGGTTCAGGAAAAGATTATTTCTGAGTCTGGAAGGGAGAGAGCAGGACAGTGCTCCGAGTGGAGCATCCTGAGGTGGCCGTGGGCTGAGGGCCCTGGGATGCTTCCCTGGGTGGGGCTCTGTGACTCCCTGTTTGCCTCTCAGGAaaggctgtgcccagcaaaAACCTGCCCAGAGCTCCTGTCAGGACAGGAATTGCTGGCTAGGGCCAGAGAGGTGTGGGAGGAATGCTCAGGGGATGAAACTCTGAAGTTAAAAATGGTTCCAAAGACTCTTTGATGGCCAGAAAGTCAATCTGGAAGGCCCAAGCGGTGGATGCCCCTCCAGAAAGGCAAAGCCTTTTGGACTGACTTTATAATCTTCTTATATCACTGTATCCCCTCATATTGCTCATCTCCATCACaaggcagccagcagcaccactgccTTCTGTGCCAACCCCCATCCAAACCAGCAATTTCTGCCTCTCCACAAAGCCCAAGGCTGCTTTTATAAATTTCCATTGGATTAAAAGGTCCTTGTGGGCTCAAATCGTGTTCGAGTGCAACTTGGCTACTGTTTAATTAACAACCTAATATACATTTGTTCCTGACAAGGCAAATAGCCTGGCAAAAGCCCAGTGCCCTTTACGTGATGGATGGTGGAGTAAGATGTGTGGCTGTGGGCCTGCAGGATGTGTTTGCACTCGTGCATTCATCTCCACGTGTCagatccctgcccagggccacaGAGAGACCAGCAAAGTGCTTGGCATGGAGGCAGGCACACCCCTGCTCCTTGGAGCTTCCTTTGGGTCTGTGAGAGGCAGGAaagccccagcctggggacaaGGGTGCCAGAGAGGTGGAATTGTGCAAGACCCAGCAGAGCCTGAGGACAGACCATGTAATTTTCTGCCAGTGCTCAGAATGATGTGCCACAGTGTTTAAGCCTTGTTCAGAGATTAAACTTAATGCTGTGTCATAGATTGTTATTATTACACCTGCGCTATAACCACTGTGAGGCAAGAGGGAGGACCCCTGAGTATCCCAAAATGTCAGGGAATTGCTCTCTGGCCTCTGCTGCCAAAACATTCCTCCTTTGGCTCAGAGAGCCCTGCACTGTGAGACAGGGGGGTGCAGGACTATGGCATGGAGATCTGGGGGAGTAGAGGCTTTGGGGcttggctgggctggcagggatggggtgggaggCATCTGCAGGGTCTGAGGGGGCTGGTGAGCTCCATCTAGGTTGCATGGGGATGTCAAAGCACAGATGGGGGAGTCCTGGGGCAGAAAGAAACACCAAAATCTCCTtgccagtgctgggcagtggcaCCAGTGCCCAAACAAGCCAGGACATTGTTCTAGGGCCAGGCTGTTATGAAATGCTCTAGTGAGGGTGGCCAGAGGAACCCtgagagagcagggctgtgggagggggCTCCTGGGGTCCCAAATCACGGCTCTAATGGTCGTGCCAGGCTGATGGACACATCTAGGCTCTGTCACCAGTGAAGGGACCTCATCCATGTGTGTTCAGCAGATTGTGGTGTCAGGCTGAAACAAGAAGGGGGAGAGAAATCCTTTGGTAGATCTTTGAGGGAAGTTTGTTGCCCCAACCCACATGGAAGGTGAAATGAAGCAGGCTTATTGCACTGCCCTTTCTAGATGTGTCTGTGCCTCTGTGCCCCCTTTGCAATGGAAGGAGAGAGGGTTTGGGATGGAGGGATCAGCAGTGgctcatccttcttgtttgccacacaaaaagcctttttcttcctcctggcTGGGCTCCAGTGAGGAAAACAAACTCAATTAACATGatggctgggaaggggcaggcAAGCTGGCATTTAGCATTGCGGCTTTTCAGACACAGTAATTCTTCCTTGTGGTTCATTAGGcactgctgtggcagtggcaggCACCAGTCCAGCTCCAGTTATAGGCAGGTCTGGGGGCCTTGGCTGGGATCAGCCAGAACTCAGAGCAGACAGCAGGAGAAGTGAGGATGTGTCTGCAGGTCCTCACTCAGCTGtgtcacccagcagagctggtccTCATTTCCCCTTCTCACAAAAACAGGGGGCACAGATACTTTGGGTGTCAGTGCAGAGGGGACAAGTGGCTCGGCCGTGGTTTGGGGCTGAGGGTGGCTCCTGACATCAGCCAGGCTGCTCGAGGGCATCACCCCCCAggcggggcagggctgcagcggAGGTTGCAGCAGAGGCACGTGCAGGTGATGTGCATCCTCCGCACAtcctctgcagccacagggctggagccagcGGGAGCCCGGCCGTGTTGGTGGGGACCTTCCCCGGGTGGTGACCTGCCGGGAAGGTGAAGGAGCAGGGcggggcactgctgcagcttcgTGGCTTCCGGCAcctgagctgtgtgctgggaatGAGGGTGAGCCCTGGGCACGGCGAGGTGCTGAACCAGCAGACATGGCCCCGGGCACTGCCCCGGCATGAGCAGGCACCTGGCACAGGAACTGCCAGCCCAGCTttctgctgggacagcaggcaGAGAGCCCTGGCATGACCCTCATCTACAGCACCTCcgctggatttttggggatttgAACCTGGAGGACAGCTGGGTCCTTGGGCTACCACCACCTGGGGAAAACTTGGTGTACAGGACCCAAagctctgccctgagcccaAAACCTCatcttttctgctcttttctagGCTTTGCTTGGGTCATTGCTCTGACTGACTATGCTGAAGGTAGTGAGGATTGTCCCTCAagccatattttttttcccccactcttCCTCTATCCAAAAGCATTTTATGGGAGCAGAGACACCCTGCACCCAGTTGGCTCCTGGTCTGAGGGCCCTATTCCTCACAAACACCCATGAGCCAAGGATGAGCCAGGCCTTTGCTATCGGAGGAACTCCACACATGCAGCCAGGGAAGAGCATTTGTAAGCACCACTGGATTTCCCAGCTAATTTGGATCCCATGGGagaagcagaggggaaaaacccGCAGGAAGGGAGTGAGCGTGCATGTCATGGTGCAAACACAGTGACTCAAGAGATGCACATGTCCACCTAAGGGGCCCAATTAACAGTGTTTTAATAACGATTATTACAGGAGTTGACTAAGTGCTCAAAAACGCTTTGAAGCTGAGAAGTGCTGCACTTTACACCTGTTATTAAAATACGTTCCCACTTAGTGGACCCTGCAGTCAGCATCTCCTCGTGTGCAGCACCCCGGAGGTGAAGTTTTGCTCAGACAGACACCTGCCAGAGGGAGGACCTCATGTTTATTATCTGAGTTGAATCAAACCTCTCTACTTGCAAGTCACcattcttccttccttctgatGCATTTTTAGTGCCTGCGGCAGACATTTATAGGGCAGAGGGCCTGAGATGTCTAATTTTGCTCTAATACTCTTGTTTCTAGACAGTGGGCACGACCAGGGAAAGCTGGTTTGGATGTTCTTTCCCCTCACTCTCTGAGGAAAGTAGACCTTTACATATGAAACTCCCAAGACCTCCCTGGCTTTGCCCTCTGCCCCCTGAACCAGACAGACCTGAGAAAAGGCTCCAAAAGGTACTTGATGGATTGAGCATCCACACACTGGTTTAGGGAGCAAGATTGTTTCCATTGAGTCCACTTTTCAGTCACTGCCCACATCATGAGTCCACACACACATTGGGACCCTCAGGGTGCCCCGGCTCACCTGCCCACACAGCCAGGCACACAAGGGCAAACAGAACAAACCAACAGCCCTTCACGCACCAGAgtctctccagcagcaccagcagttCCATGTGGAACAGGTTCACTGGCTCTTTAAATCCAGCTCCATCAATAATTTACTCCTCTCTTGCAATTCATCAAATATTTATCCTCCCCATGCATTTCCCAGCCTGGACATGTCACTACGAGGGTAGAGGCAAGGGCTAGGGAGTTACTGCTCCTGGAAACTCGGCACTGCCAGatcccttctctccttttcttggTTCATAGCTGCTCAATCCTGTgatttcctgccttctcccttcTCATCACCCATTTTTGAaacctttttctccttctatGAGAGATATCAAAGGCTCTGGCTCAGAAGTCCTGAagcatttgtggtttttttcagccTTACAGAGTTTCAAACCTTTTCATTAACTTACTGATTTTGCCAATGAACTCAAGGTTGTACTTACTATGTTTCTACAAATTTAGTAAAACAAGTTTATGATGGAGTTGCTGTTCATGGTCCCACAGAAAAAGCTGAGTGCACCTCATAGCAGCTTTCAGGGAGTGAAGTTATGAAGTTCATGCTCTGGGTGCAAATAATCTCCAGCTTAACCTCTGGACAGGCTTTACTGCTTCTTTAAAGCCTGAGGATTGCAAACTTGGCATTACACTGTCtgggcagctcctctctgtctctgctgccCCTTGGGCAGTGTTCCAAGCAGGCAGTGGGGTCCCTGTGTGGGGATGAATGTGCTGGATGAGGCTGTTTCTGGGGTTTGTGCACTGGCACAAAGTGATGAAGGTGCAAAACAGCAGGGCAAAGAAGTCCCTCTGCCCCTGTGATCTCCTGCTCTTTCCCTGGAGAAGTTTTTGGACTCTTTGAAGTCGGACAAGCCATAGCTCAGACTACATAGGATTTGGGATGGGgttctgggctctgctgctcccagctcttgTCAACGCAGACCCTAAAGCAGCAAGGAGTTCAGTAACCCTTGCTGAAGGTCTCAAGTGTGCATTTAAGgagttggacctgatgatcctTGATGGGTCACTTTCTGTAGTCTATGATTTGTTTTCTGCACTCCTGGTGTCACCATGGATAGGAGCTGAGATCTGTGTGGAGGAGGAAGAGTGCTGGGTTCCTCTGGAGCTCCCTGAAAGGATAGTGTGGgaacaggcaggagctgtgctgagccagagctctgccagagccctgctgcccacgaggagctgctcctgagggTGGTGGAGCTACCCAGCCTTAATAAAAAGCTTTGCCATATCCAATGTGCATGGAGGGAGAGCGCCCTGCTGACAGATACTGCTGCTGGCTGAATACCATTAGCAGATGTGCTCAGGAGAGGGCTGGTGCCAGCAGGGGTGTGAACTCTCTCTCCTTTCACCGGAGCACAGATACAGAGGAATGGCAGGAGGACAGACTTTCCTTGAATCCCAGGTTTGTGCTCATCCTGGCACAGGAAGCAGGAGATGCAAGGAGTTGTGTCCTGCCAGCAGcttgctggggcaggggctggcatgGTGCGAATGGAGATGCTACTGGCAGTGTCCAGCTCTTGAGGAGAGCAGAAACCTAATCTCCAGTTTCTCTGAAACTGGATTCTCAGGATGTGCTAATACCAACGTGCTTCCCGCCGTGCTATCGAGACCGAGCATGGTACAGCAAAAtccccccccaaatcccaatGCCGAGGCCAGGGACAGCAAAGTCACTCTCACCTTCTCCTGCCAGCATTCCCCTTGTGCTGCAGATTTCCCCAGGTGCCAAGGAACAGGTGCATGGGGAGTTTGGGCAGCTGGGGGGATCCAGAACCATTGCTGAGGATGGATGCTGCATGGTGGGATCCCAAGGTGTCCTACCCAGGGTGTGGCATACAGAGAGGCACTTTGGCATGCCCCCCCCCACCAGAGTCTGAATGAAGCCAAGATCTGAAGGCAGAATCTGACTAGAATTTAATATGATATTTGAGATTTGAAATTTTACAACAAGCTTAAGGCCTGAGCTGGAATCAGACCCATTTCTCAGTTCTGGGCTATTCAGATCCTGGCTTGCCTTTCTCCAGAAGTTGGTTTGATGTGGGAACACATTTTTCTTGAGACCTAAATTCAAGTGACATTGCCACAGACTTGCATGTGGGGCACGTGATTCCACATCAGTAGTACACCCCTCCAGAAGACCCCTTTAAAATTAGGTTGCAGGAACCAGAGGTGCACAGCTTGATATTTCAAGGACTTAACAGTTCATGGTGCAGATTTGCccctgcacagctgggaatATCTCAGTGGAGTCTGTTATCAGTCCCTGCATGCTAAccagctgtttttcttgctgCCTAGGGGTGATCCAGACAAATGTGACATCTGGGGGAACACCCCCCTCCACCTGGCAGCAGCCAACGGCCACCTGAactgcctctccttcctcatCTCCTTTGGGGCCAACATCTGGTGCCTGGACAATGACTACCACACGCCCCTGGACATGGCAGCCATGAAGGGGCACATGGAGTGCGTGCGGTACCTGGACTCGATCGCTGCCAAGCAGAGCAGCCTCAACCCCAAGCTGGTGAGCAAACTGAAGGACAAGGCCTTTCGGGACGCAGAGCGGAGGATTAAGGACTGTGTGAAGCTGCAGAAGAAGCACCACGAGAGGATGGAGAAACGGTACAGAAAGGAGATGTCAGATAATTCGGATACCATGAGCTTTTCCAGCTATTCAAGCAGCACCTTGAGCAAGAAGTTCCAGCACATGTCCATGGTGACTTCCCTGCCATACTCACAAGCCACCATCCACGGCACGGCCaagggaaagacaaaaatacaaaagaaattagAGAAGAAGAAGCAGGTGGACGGGACGTTCAAGATCTACGAGGACGGGAGGAAAAGCGTGCGGTCTCTCTCTGGCCTGCAGCTGGGCAACGACGTCATGTTCGTGAAGCAGGGCACGTACGCCAGCCCCAAGGAGTGGACGCGCCGCAACATCCGGGACATGTTCCTGGCGGACGACGACACCGTCTCCCGTGCCATAAGCGACCCGGGCCTGCACATGGACTCGGCCCACTCGGAGGTCAGCACCGACTCCGGACACGACTCCTTGTTCAACCGCCCCGGGCTGGGCACCATGGTGTTCCGGCGCAACTACGTCAGCAGCGGGCTCTTCGGGATCGGCCGCGAGGACGGCGCCGCGCCGGGGGAGGACGGCGCCGACGGGACGGGCGTCAGACTGCGGAGCCGCCTGCAGCGCTCGCCAAGTCTCAACGACAGCATTGGCAGTGCCaacagcctgcaggagaggaacgccgaggagctgccctgggacGAGGTGGAGCTGGGCTTAGACGACGACGACGAACCGGACACCAGCCCCTTGGAAACTTTTCTGGCTTCCCTGCACATGTTTGAGTTCATCTCCAtcctgaagaaggaaaagattGACTTGGAAGCCCTCATGCTGTGTTCAGACAATGACCTGAAGAGCATCAATATCCCACTGGGCCCCAGGAAAAAGATTgtggatgccatccagaggagACGACAAACGCTGGAGAAGCCGGATGTCATTGTAGACACTGAACTGTAAGTAGGAGATGGGGTGTCTGAGAGCTTAAACCCTTCGGCAGATGGAGATGTGGATAACGTAAGGTCTTGTTTTCAATCTGCTTTGGAAGAGTAGGAGTCCAGGTAACCTCAGCACTTCTGTGTGTGGGCAAATTCCTGCTCGTGTGGAAAGGATGAGAGTTTGGAGAGGTGGCAATAACGTTAGTTCATTACTCAACAGCCTTAATGTAACTGGGCAGGACGTGAAGCCCTTGTTTCATTTCATAACCCATCTGAATGCAGACTGCTCTGTGGTCTGATGCTTCTCAGTCCATGTAGCTGAGATTTTCAACCACGCTCAGGCTTGTCTTGACTCTTCACCTTTTGAAGACATTAGGAAATCGACCGCAATTCCTGGTGGGAGCAGGCTGACGGCAGTGCCCAGTGGCATCAGGAATCCTTCCCCAAATGCTTGAGATCTTACTCAGCCCTCTGGAAATTGCATGTCTGGGTTGgagctgttgctgttttgtgATGTTTCCAGGGTTTGGTTGGTAGGGTTAAAGGATGTGTACCTGTCAGAGAGGTGAAGGGAAGGCCACATGCTCTGACATCCCAATTCACTGTGTTATTTGGGCTTCCCAGCCCTCAGATCTCTATGTGCTGCTTTTACAGCCTTTCAGTACAGCTTGTTCTCGGATCCTCAGGGTGCTGatagatttttctctttccctttgcagatagcagcagcaatttttttttttttttttaatgctcgAGAAACAAACCCAGTTCTAAGTTGCCAGAAAACACAAGCCAGAGACTCCCTTCCTGGGGCAGCTGAGAGCTACAGCCATCCCCACCAGTCCCATGGGACTGCTCccttgctctgctccctgtctgtGCAATGCTCCCGGGCAGTTCCTGGCACGGAGGGACAACAGCCAAGATTGGACCAGGCAGCTCCAACCAGCCAGCCTGCAAGGGACCGTGGTCTCCCACTCGCTGGAAGAAGGAGTGAGCTGCACAGATGGCTGGGACGCTGCTGTCACAGGCTGTGAGACCACACCAAGCCATGAACAGAAGGAGATAACGTGATATTTTCAAAGGGacccaaaataaataattacaatCCATTCTTCCCTGAGCCAagtggttgttttggggtttgggctCAAGGAGCAGAGGGTTCGGGAATTCTGCTCTCTCTCCTGGTTCTCATTTGGTGAGAAGCATCATCTTGTCTGGTGCTGTGTTTTTGGAAGGGAGTTCTGATGGCCGTGGTCTTCGTTTGTGTCAGCTGATGGTCAGTTGGTGCCCAGCAAGTCTGTGAGCCTGGTCTATGCTGCCTTGAGGGCAAAATCCAGAATGAAGATGATGCTTCAAACACGTTGGTATTTGCCTTCCAGTGGTCAAATGGTTGTTTCACAGACGCAATGTTTCTGTCCCATCTCCGCAGGGCACTGAGCTGTGTCAGCAGCTTGTGAGCAAAGGACCTTGTCTCTGAAACCCAGCAATTTCCCAGGACAGAGCACAGCACCAggctgcagcccagagctgcttctgAGCATCCTTGATGCATCAGTGCTCGAAGCACAGCTCTGAACAGCAGTGTCAGGTGTTTCCAGACCCATCCCACTGACCAGTACACTCCCAGCTCCACTGTGCCATTTTACAGGTGATCTGTGAAtggctcctgggctgcaggagtttctgggctgcagcagcagtgacataTCCTATTGAGGGAGAGTCAGCAGCCTGCGCCATGGGGTGTTGGCAAAGTGCCTGTTCAGGCTGTGATGCAGACTGCCAGATCAGAAAAATGCTGCACACGTTACTGGCGTTGCTTATCCACTTTATCTCAGGGATGCAAATGATAAGGAATGACCTGTGTGTGCTcatcccaggccaggctgggatttggaGCACTCTCAGTCCCTttggagctgcagaggctgtGGTTATGCTGGTTGGAAGCTGGGGATTTGTTTGGTATGAAGCAggtgtgctgctccctgcctgtgcttGCCCTGGGTGTGTGAGTGTAGGGGAGGAAAATTACACCTTGCAAGTTAGAAATACTCAGGTTTTACTCTGCCCTGGTGCTCCCTGAGTGGCTGAATCCCCACCAGGAGAGTGTGGAATCCCAGCCTTGTGCCCTGCACACCTAAACACCATCACTGCCCTGAGGGTCTCAGCTCTTTCTGCACGGATGTAAactgatttggttttttaaagcatttttaaagaccTAACAGTGcatttatatttgaaattacAAGTGCTGAATAACTCTTGGCTCAAGGTGCAGGAAAAGGGTGAGCAATCAGATGTGCTGAGTCAGTGAGTTCTCCAAGAAGGCTGCACtaccccagccccagcactgttTTCTTTGGTCCCTTTCCAAAGCCCAGGgctggtgtcccagcagggagagTGATGGCTTGGCTGATGTCACAGCTCCCTCTGCCGGGACTGGGTCTGGGAGAGCAGGATAAGACCCACAGCCCCCCTGGatccactgctgccagcaggacagGCACCCTCAGGCCAGTTTTCAGGTGAGGCTCTGATCGTGAAATTCACCCTCTTCCTCATGCACATGTGAACCTCAGCCAAGccctctgcccttctctggatcACTGCCAGAGCACCAGCTGCCCACCATGAACCAGTCCCCAGCCCCAGTTTCCCCAGGGATGGATTGTGCCTTTGGGTCTGTGCCGGGTGCAGGAGGGCAGTGATTTGCCACGGCTCACTCCTGTGCAACGGGAGCCAGTTTATCCCAGCAGATGACAAAGAGAAGTGGATCTATTGGCTTGGCAGCCACTGGAGACTTTAGCAGGCCAGGCATAGGGATGT
Proteins encoded in this window:
- the USH1G gene encoding pre-mRNA splicing regulator USH1G isoform X1 — translated: MNDQYHRAARDGYLDLLKEATKKDLNSPDEDGMTPTLWAAYHGNLDALRLIVSRGGDPDKCDIWGNTPLHLAAANGHLNCLSFLISFGANIWCLDNDYHTPLDMAAMKGHMECVRYLDSIAAKQSSLNPKLVSKLKDKAFRDAERRIKDCVKLQKKHHERMEKRYRKEMSDNSDTMSFSSYSSSTLSKKFQHMSMVTSLPYSQATIHGTAKGKTKIQKKLEKKKQVDGTFKIYEDGRKSVRSLSGLQLGNDVMFVKQGTYASPKEWTRRNIRDMFLADDDTVSRAISDPGLHMDSAHSEVSTDSGHDSLFNRPGLGTMVFRRNYVSSGLFGIGREDGAAPGEDGADGTGVRLRSRLQRSPSLNDSIGSANSLQERNAEELPWDEVELGLDDDDEPDTSPLETFLASLHMFEFISILKKEKIDLEALMLCSDNDLKSINIPLGPRKKIVDAIQRRRQTLEKPDVIVDTEL
- the USH1G gene encoding pre-mRNA splicing regulator USH1G isoform X2, encoding MNDQYHRAARDGYLDLLKEATKKDLNSPDEDGMTPTLWAAYHGNLDALRLIVSRGGDPDKCDIWGNTPLHLAAANGHLNCLSFLISFGANIWCLDNDYHTPLDMAAMKGHMECVRYLDSIAAKQSSLNPKLVSKLKDKAFRDAERRIKDCVKLQKKHHERMEKRYRKEMSDNSDTMSFSSYSSSTLSKKFQHMSMVTSLPYSQATIHGTAKGKTKIQKKLEKKKQVDGTFKIYEDGRKSVRSLSGLQLGNDVMFVKQGTYASPKEWTRRNIRDMFLADDDTVSRAISDPGLHMDSAHSEVSTDSGHDSLFNRPGLGTMVFRRNYVSSGLFGIGREDGAAPGEDGADGTGVRLRSRLQRSPSLNDSIGSANSLQERNAEELPWDEVELGLDDDDEPDTSPLETFLASLHMFEFISILKKEKIDLEALMLCSDNDLKSINIPLGPRKKIVDAIQRRRQTLEKPDVIVDTEL